The following are encoded together in the Tripterygium wilfordii isolate XIE 37 chromosome 18, ASM1340144v1, whole genome shotgun sequence genome:
- the LOC119984623 gene encoding uncharacterized protein At4g00950-like, with protein MNRRSMGFPDPPKLSLFSLPNKPNHEEPPGFLTPPLRTSASVPFQWEEAPGRPRPSTIAHTKPKLKNARSLDLPPRLLINEDNSPTTVLDGPYMGKGGWSFRRSPSEIWGPKKDRPAAIFFGSTRWRSFKKSTKEAVGSSSFDYFSSSSSIAADKSSTVGSNGNPKLRITRIRRRTSFMRFSDKLTRSNVWASIYESFKQVVPWRRRHN; from the exons ATGAATCGACGCAGTATGGGATTTCCTGACCCGCCGAAGCTCTCTTTATTTTCACTTCCAAACAAGCCAAATCATGAGGAGCCGCCAGGGTTTCTAACACCGCCACTCAGAACCTCCGCGTCAGTGCCGTTTCAGTGGGAGGAAGCACCAGGAAGGCCCAGGCCCAGTACCATCGCCCACACGAAGCCCAAGCTCAAGAATGCTCGGAGCTTGGACCTGCCACCCAGACTGTTAATTAACGAGGATAACTCGCCTACAACCGTGTTGGACGGGCCGTACATGGGTAAAGGAGGGTGGTCGTTTAGGAGGAGCCCATCGGAGATTTGGGGGCCCAAGAAGGATAGGCCAGCTGCAATATTTTTTGGGTCCACAAGGTGGCGGAGTTTCAAGAAGAGTACTAAGGAGGCTGTTGGGAGTAGTAGTTTTGACtacttttcatcatcatcatcaattgcTGCTGATAAGAGCAGTACTGTTGGTTCTAATGGTAATCCAAAGCTGAGGATCACAAGAATTAGGAGAAGAACAAGTTTTATGCGTTTCTCTGACAAATTAACAAGGTCAAATGTGTGG GCCAGCATTTATGAAAGTTTTAAGCAAGTGGTCCCATGGAGACGTAGACATAATTAG